The Macaca nemestrina isolate mMacNem1 chromosome 17, mMacNem.hap1, whole genome shotgun sequence genome contains the following window.
aaagaaaggtTTTCAAGAGAAAATCTAGAATGGTGACTGAAAGAATTACCAGTCCAGCGTTAATTAGAATGTGGCTTTTAGACCTGAGGCACACACTAGCTGTGACTGATCCTCATCTTAACCCAGGAACTGCAGCATGACTGACGTTTTGGTTGAGATCATTTTTGGTGATGGAGACTCTCCTGCGCGTTacagaatgtttagcagcatccctggcctctacccaggATGCTAGTAGCACCCTACACTCCTCAACCCTTgagacaaccaaaaatatctccagacattgccctGGCATGCAAATTCACCTTTTGTTGAGCACCCGTGTCTTAAGCCCTAGTGAAACCTAGTGAAACATCTGTAAAGTGAAACTAATGAGAGTAGAGAGCTGCTGTTATTGGTATACGGAGAAATAATGCATTTGAAAGGTTAGTCTGCAATATAAATATAaggcattattattttatagacaCATTTCTTTATTCACATATTGAATTTAAGATATCTTCATGGGGAGCTGGGGACTCAGCAGGTCTCAGCTGGCAGAATACGATGAGACTGTTTAGGAGAAATGTATCCCCTTTTCAACTGTAATATCAAGAGTTAAGAATTTACAGACACGTCAATGTTTTAAACCCCCGCATAACAAGTTAACGAAAGGATTCAGGTGCTGAACAGGAATTTGATCCAAATGACCACTGAAGTTGGTTTCAGCTTTGAAGATcctttgaaaataagaaaattagagtGGGATTAATATTTCTAGAATAATCAATATCCATTCTCTAGAAGCACATTAATCtccatttattgaaatgaaattCATTTCCCTAGAAGTGGCTAAGTTCTCTGGAGAATGGATATACTGTAGATGTGACCTTGGAAGCAAACTGCTCAAAACGAAACTGTATTTTCTAGGTGTTCTTCTTGAAAGACAACACTCTATACCTCTAAGAAACGGGAAGGGGATTGCGAGGCATGGCTTTGGAGCAGACAGCTCAGAGAATGGATGCTAAGGTGTTCCAATCGAGGTCAAAGCCTACGATTTGGTGTAGCTAAATGGACAAAATAAATGTGAGGTCAGGTTCATGCACAGCAGGGATGAGTACAGTATAGAGGCAGAAATGAATGGATATTCCTGTTAGGGAATACTGACTCTAAATCTTTATACATTTTGCTGGTACTTATCACTTCTAACACTCTAAGGAACTCATAGAAGCTTGAAGATTTTCCTGGCATTTTCTGTAgtcattcattttgaaaataatatgaacAAAAATATCTACGTTCAAAAAGAGATCCTTTGCATTCAAttctgttcttttattatttctttcacattaaaaaaaatgaaggttGCAGAATGCAATTGTTTGTTTGTGCAAGCTACTTTTGCATAACGCCAAGCAAACACTTACAAAAGAATCAGTTGTACAAATAAAATGAGCTAAGAGAAATGATGATAAGAATTATCTTGTTGCAGCTAGTGATTCAAGTAGAATAAAAACAGTCTGTGGCACTGGGAAATTGAGGGCATAGCCATGAAGGAAATCAGCTGAAAAAAAGGTGACCTGGATTTGGGGTTTACTTAACTCCTGTAAATGGGATATTAACAGATAAATCGAAGATTTGGAGCAATGACACAATATCtaacatttaaaagattttttttccttcattttgatcCTATGTTAAGCttctcaagaaatatttacaacACCTGCTGCAGCATCTATGGTGAATGTACAATtgtattgcatattttaaaacaactttagtTTCTTTTGATTGACAacattagagaagaaaaagaatattatttcagAGTGTCTGGTCCTTTAAATTTTGGCAGATAAAGAAAACTTCCATGAAATAGAAGACATTTTTCCTCTTGGGTTTAAACCTCTAGTAAAATGTTGCTGACAGGctaattataaatgttttatatatttcgtGCATATGTGTTCCTCTCTAAACCAATTTAATTCCCATTAACGCTAATCTTGTTAATACCCACTCAGAGAGGAAAGGAATACTCTTAATAAACTATTGATTTATTTGAGTGATTTAAATAGAGGATGGGCAGAAACAGACGGGAGAAGAGGAAGAGCCACCATTTTCCCACAAATGAATTTCCTAGaatatttctccaaatattaCCGAACATTAGGTTATAAATGGTATAAATAGGAAGGGGGGGGGGATAAAGTGACGAAGTGATCATCTTCCatccatgaaaaataaaaaagttaaaacgTTGAAAACGAATTGCTAATTAACTCTTTTAGAGTACTAGCTCCAAAGTTAGAAGCGAGATACTACAAAGAAAGGTaggttttctctctttaaaaagagGTAAACCAAAAACACACACGAGACTCATACTTGTAAGCGCTAAttgaaatctgtttttctttttttttaaaagtcaattaaaCCAACAAATGGGTAAGGTACGTTCCTAACACATCTTGTGCTACCCCTAGCATGGCTGGCCACCTTGTCCTCCGTGCAAGAATCCAATAATTCCTCTCCAATTCAATCAAGCATCCATCAGTCAAGATTTCTGTATCTCAGGCTATTTTTAGTAGCCAAGAGGCAAGACTGCTCTTAAGAGAGATTGTGTCCGGGTCTGAGTAGTTTTCTTGAACAGAACTATGTAATGAGATTGGGTGCCATGGAACTTAGAAAACAAGGAAACACCCTTTCTGGCCCTTTTCAGATCATCTGAAAACTAGCTAACCATTTCTAAAGGTGCAGATGCCTTCCTTCCCATTCTCCCTGGAAAAAGTGGCATAAAATACGGAACAAGTGGAAGATGGAATTTTGTCCAGGGTCCACCATTTAGCCTTTAGATACATCATTTCGCCTCCCAGCGACtcagttttcctttctgtaaaatgggataataatcgTTACCTCCTGTGCTCTTAtacgacagagcaagattttttttaaagtattttaatgaTCAAAAACGTGTATTTGAAAGCACTATGAAAACTGTGAAATGGGGTACAAACATGATAATACTAACTgggaaataatttaagaaaaagtggcacaggaaaaagggagaaaaatataaGGATAGATATCAATTTTATCAGGGTCTtgtattaaaaagagagagatgttTATCCTCAAGATTTTCTGAAAACTTTTAATGACAACTGATGCTTATACTTTATGACTGGGTACATAGAACATCAAATAAAACGGAACATTGAAAGACTTTAGATGAGTGAACTTTTCCTTTCCTGTTGATCCACGTGTTTGGCGTTGGTTATCCATTAAGATGGGGCTGGAGTGAGAACAATCTCTTAacattcattgaaaaaaataccGAAACATATTTTCAGCACAAATATTAAACTGCCTCTTCTCTACCGAGtggtaaaaaaatatattatattttgatttttttttttttctttttaaattatatggtTATCCATCCCAGCCAAAGTCGTGCCCGGTCATCTGGTAGAACTTGAGGTTGAAAGGCCGGTAGAACTCGCGCAGCCTGCGCACCACCTCGCGGTCGATCTCAGGGTGGGTCCTGCCCTTGGTCTTGCCCAGGCAGTGGGGCCGGCTGCTGCCCTCCGCCTTCTTCAGGCAGGGGAAGCCCTTGGTCTTGTTGAAGTAGAAGTGCTTGTCCGTGATGATCCGCTTGAGGCCCAGGAAGTCCTGCACGCGGCCCAGCTCGCCCGCCGGGTCGCTGATGAGCCGCTCGCCGCTCACGAAGAGCATCTGGCGGATGGGGAAGTGGCGCAGCCAATGCTCCAGGTGCTTGGCGTAGATGCCGATCTGGATGGCGCTCCACGACGTGTCGATGAGGCCCGTCGTCCTGTTTTTGAACGTCAAGCTCTCGAAGGTGGGGATGTCGGGCCGCTTGGACAGCGTCTGTGTGTAGTCCGAGATGGCCCTGGTCACCGGGTCCCGCACCACCACGATGAGCTTGGTGTCCTTGGACATGGCCGAGATGCGCGCGGGCGCCTCCCGCGTGACGAAGTAACTGGGCGTCTTCTCCATGGTGATCTGCCCGTCCAGGGTTCTGGGCATCAGGTCCCTGAGAAAAGCAAAAAGACACGTCAGAGATGTGCATAGAGAGCTCAGTCCCAGGAGAGACGGTCAAGTACACACTGGAGCCAGGCAGCaattccagctccccatcccccGCCCACTTGCTAGATGTCTGATGATGGCACAACGAGTTCCGCACCTCAGATTCCTCGTGTATTGAGCAGAGAATAATAGTATTACCCATCGCGTACAGTTTTGTGATGATTAAACGAGTTAATATACCTCAACAgcttagaaaagtgcctggcaccGAATAAATGCCATGTTAAGTTTctgtgttttattattgtttatccACAGTGCTGTAAGAAAATAACCTTGGTCAAAATCTTCAGGTGAATTAGAATATTGTCATCAACACAATTATACTGTTATGAGATAGTATTAAAATATCCTGAGTCCTTCCTGTAGTTTTCTTATAAACAAAGCAATTATATTCAACATCGCGTAGCATATTACACAAAATACTTATGTTTGTAATTCCTGAGTTTTGCAGCCACAAACAAGACTTATTAAAGAATCCATCTTTTGCCTAATGATTTGAAATGCCATCATTATCATATTCTAAATATGTTGATTCCTTTCTACATTGGCCCAATTATAAGTGATTATCGTGTGATAGTATATTTTCATGTACACCAGAGTACATTCCGACTTTCTATTGTTCAACTTGCCCTTGATGATTCTTGTCTGTTTATTCCTCCTGACAAATGAGATATCACCTTgtcacattaaaaacaaaaacccagttGGAGCCTTGATAAAGCAGATAGTGCTTCTCTATTCAAGAAGGCTTTCTACTGACCTCGCCAGTCAAAACATATGAACAGGAGAGATTACATCTATTGGTTCTTCCAACTTAAGTATACTGCAATTAAATGCACTATTTGTTGAGATAGATACAGACAGATGGATAGTCAGAGATCTttagttatttcattttgtagttttgatttctcttttaatGTAGGCATTATCTAGGCTTGTATTATATCTTTAATTCCGATGATAGATTTGTTACTTTTGTTCATGGAATTTGTGGTTCGTTTTTATTTTGCATCTGCAGGGAAAGGATACACTTTGTGTCATGGGAGCTTGCAGTTATTAATTCCCTGTGATTTTTGTCCCAGCTACACCATCTGGGCTAACTACATTTTGTGAGACAcgtcaaacatacacaaaagcagagaaaattgtCAAATCAATCTCATACACCTCACATCCAGTTTCAGAACTTCAGGATGgccaattttatttctaaatccCTTCATTTCTGCTTCCCCAACAGGCCAGCTGGATTATTTTAAAGTCATTCACAAACATCCTATCAATGGATTAATAAGTATTCCTGCTCCCCTCTGCATTATTTCTGGCACAAATTCCTCAATCTCTCAGGCAATCGGATGGCCCTGATACTCCCTTAGTTTTAATGATGCAGGTACTGGGACTCAGAAAACTATACTCCAAAATGAAGGCCTCAAAAGCAGCCTCAGAAGCAGAAgtttttctctgaacttctccTGCCCTTCTGTCTTTCAGTCCTACTCTTACGCAAGACTCACCATAGAAACTAAAATCCCTCTCCCCCAAGGCAGGTCATAGAAACCGGAActccttttccccaaagccagccataatCCTAAAAACATTACCCTAACTTTCCTTCCACTTTTCTGTATAAAAattggccataaagaaattatctgacctatcctgtttgactgtaggtcataagaccTTCATTCCTGAGAGGGTCCTGCCCCACACCTAACAGGAAGGAAGGCgtgctcagagaggccaagaagaatctagacagagAGGCCTTGCGGGCTTCCCCCACTGGGTCTATTTGGGttagatcataccctttttgtccaatcagaTTTCTATACAACTGTTCATATTTAGCTAAGCccaagcataaaaatggacaatttcctcTGTATCTTTAAGTCTTCCCTCTGAAGGCTCTTGCATATACAGTAATAAAcgtgtatgccttttctcctatgaATCTGTCTCTCATCAgtgattttcagcaaaccttcaggAGTTGAAGGGGAAGTTTTCCCTTAGCCCATACTCAGGTTTCCTCCCATTTTTTTTGGCGGGGTGGGGCggttatttttgtcatttcagtCGGGTTAGCTTTACTTTTTATAGgcatttgctttctgtttctgagcttttaatttttgaaataaatgtgaacttcctttttcaaaataactCTTAAGGTACCTCATTACCCATCTCCTAGACAGACCTTAAGGTCTGGGTAAGAGTAAGCGAAGACCAGATAGTTTGGTGTTGACACAAAGGAGACACACATTGGCATAACCATCTATGCAGATTCCGTGGTGTGAATGCATATAACTCATTGCTCTGTGACTCCTTTTATGGAACTGAAAAGTTGGCTAGGCCAACCTAATATAAAAGCTTACGTTACTCTTGTCTAAGGTGAGCCAGGAGATTTATCCAGAGATGGTTGGAATTTCTCAGTGAAGGAAATTTAAACAAATGTGTGAAAAAGTTTTGGGCTTGAAAAGCAACCATCAACTACATAGAAGTGATAAGAAAGagtatttatagattttttttgaaagagcCAGCCttgctgtctctttttttttctatatatctcTGACGTTTAACtactttatttcaaattttgacCAGTAAAATAGAGAGAGCATAATACTTCACTTGGGAGCTCCTGGTTGGCCTACTGGGGAAGGGGTTGGGTGTATGGGTGTGGTTGGGGTGGGCAAGAGCTGCAGGAGACTTTGCAGAGATTGAGGCTATAGATTGCGCTGGGCCAGAGGAAACACTGCTAAAACCACTAAAAAAAGGAACCATAGTTTAAATAATCTCAATAGAGTAGGGAAAAGAGCTATCCAACATACGAGGAGTTTGAAGAGGAAACAGCTAAAATCGGattgcaaaagaaaaacacattcatTACTGTCACTGGCAGGGTGAGGAAAACTGACTGATTTAGCATGGGGTGGGTGTGGAGAGTTGGGCTTAACTATAAGCTACCTGCAAGCTTCTTTCTGCAAAAATAAAGAAACGATAGTCTAAATAAATCCTAATCAAGCTTACATTGTAGAAAATGGTTGCTTTGTGACAGGACTCACAACAGAATTCTTTAAATTGCaatctttaaatcttttttttcaaaaaattcaataaaagggataaacattttttttgaaaaaagtcaaTGAAGGGGATactttttttcatacattttcttaTTGCAAATTTTACTGCATTTTAATGTTCAACACAGCACCATACTAGCATATAAAACAAAAGGCTTATGTATGTTGGAATACTGCATTTCAAAGTGTCTAGAACTTGGAAATCATTCTTCTTTACCACAGTAAGGtacatattaggttggtgcaaaaataattgtggcTTTTGCAATTAttggcaaaaccacaattacgtttgcaccaacctaatacttttAATGGCAACAcctacaattacttttgcaccaacctaatactatgACTGTGCTTTGTGTAAAAGCTGGGGCCCGGGATGGGTAGTGAAAGATCTATTACAGTATTACAAAAGGTCTATAGAAATACCAGGCAGGCTATGGGAGCACGAAGGTGTGTGCACTGAGAAATCACATGAGGTTTGCCTGAAGACAGAACAGGtgaggaaggatgggagaaattCAACTGGATGATGGGAGGCATAGGTCCTAGGAGAACTTACTTTCCAAGCTACGTAGTGTAGACCATTCCAACCTCCCCTCTAAATAGTGAGTAGAATTTGGAAACATTTACAGTAGGTATAAGGATGAGGAAATGGGTTGAGACCAACactgtaaggaaaaaaaatatagaagTGTATTTGTTTTGTCCTGAGGGAGGCAAAGATAAGCAGAAATTTCACAAGCAAATTAAGAATTATTGCAAGGTAGATTATACACAGTTGCTCTTCTTCCCATAGAACTCAAAGagaattcacaatagccaaagggcGGAAGCAACCCGAGTGTCTATTGACAGATGagttaataaacaaaatgtggtttatgcatacaatggaatattattcagaaattctgacacacactccaacctggatgaaccttggggacattatgccaagtgaaataatccagtcacaaaaaaacaaatgctgcATGAGTTCACTTATATGATATATCTGGGGTACTCAAATTCATTGAGACAgcaagtagaatggtggtttccagaggCTGTAGGGAAGAGGAACAGAGAGTTATTGTTCAGTAGGTATGAAGTTTCGGTGTTATAAGATTAAAAGAGTTCTCGAGGTTGATCACATAGCAACATGtatgtacttaacactactgaacctaaggatggttaaaatggtaaattttatgttatgtgtattttactataattttttagaaaagaacTTAAGGGAGAACAAACATTTCAGTGGCATTGATAGAAATTAGTTAGACAAAAGAGTCTTTTTGTTTTATGGTTAATTAAACATTAGAACAATGTACCGCTGAAGGAGATTGTGGTTTTGCTAAAAGGGAAATACAATTTATGAGATTTTTGTGCAGCTGATCTCGAATCAAAAAATGAGGTTTGTGGTCCATGCCCACTGCCTGCTGCATGATTATGAGATAGTAATTTAGCATCTCTATGCTCAGTTTATTCACCTTACCAGAAAAATCAAGTCAAAGTTTCAAAATTCCTGGACTGTAATGAAGTGTCAACATGACCATTATTACTGTAGGGAATAGAGGGAAGCAATCTTTTTAAGAATGTGACACCCAGTGTTCTGAATTCCCAACTTCCGGGAGAACTCCACTTAGTCCAGCTAACAAAGGGTTCAGAGAGTTAGAGCTCTTTGCCATGTTCCTGACACACCTGCCCATTTGTCATTCAGACAATGAGGATGCCTGGTTTGAAGGCCGTGAGCTGGCTACATTATTTGGAAGGGCAGAGCCTGGCTTATTATCTTATTATGGTGTGAGAGAGATGAGTTCAGTTTTTAAGGGGATTTCATATCCTTCCATGGCATGGGTGCAGTTGTGCCAGGAAGGCAACTGCTGGGCAATGTTAAATCTGGCTCACACATCATGCCACTCCACTGTGCTGGGGAATTCCATTCTGGATCTGATCTGTCACCCTGGGTAAGGCTCTCGGGGCCTAGGGTTGTTAGAGCTGCTGTGCGTCTGTGGTGCAGGAAGTGTTATGGTCAAGCAGGAACCATGATAGACACGCTAAGTTGTCTTCTGTTTTCTATCCCAGCCTTCAACCAGGTCAGCAGTTAATGGTGGGAGTACTAAAATGACCCAGAGGACTTTCCCACTGCCATACTACTGAGGGGACAGACCTGCCTCCATGGTTGTGCCTTAACGATGGTCCAAGAGGCAAGCGTAGAACTCTAGCACTGGCTGCATCACTGCCACCTCTATGATCTGGGAACCACCTGAGAGAGCCCTCCATGACACTCAACAACACATATGCATGGTGCATCCAATATgtgcaggaaaaaataaaaagaactaccCTCATGTGCCTCACTCTTCTTATCCATTTGGGCCATTTGCCCTGAATTCTCATTGCCGTCATGTTGTCTTTTGCTCCTTCACCCTCCCTCTGGAAGTACTACTGGCCGTCTCTGAAAGTACTTCTTCCAAAAAACAATTACCCTGTTACCcttccccattttatttttaatcaatgaCGTTTGGtcaattttctatttatatggaaaaataaatcttgGCATTTGCCTCCAGCTATCTAGGAAAAATTAATTCCAGGTCGTCTGCTGATACAAATATAAGTGGTGAAACAATCAACTTTTGGAAGGAAACCTAGAACATCTTGATGATTTTGAAGGAGGTAAAGTTTTGTTAGTTTCTTAAAGGAGCAACTATAAtgcgaaataaataaataaataaatacatagggctgggggcggtggctcacgcctgtaatcccagcactttgggaggtgaaggcaggctgattatgaggtcaagagagcgagaccatcctggccaacacggtgaaatcacgtctctacgaaaaatacaaaattagctgggcgtggtggcgtgtgcctgtagtcccagctactcgagaggctgaggcaggagaatcgcttgaacctggggggtagaggttgcagtgagttgagatcaggccactgcactccagcctggcaagagagcaagatccaccacaaaaaacaaacaaacaaaaaactcctataaatcaataattaaaataactacaCAGCATagaagaaaaacaggcaaaaagcTGGAATAAGCACTTTTGAAGGAAGCAAAGTTTTGTTAACAGAATACCATAtccacaaaattacagctagataggaggaataagttctggtgttctgaAGCACTGTAGGGTGAATATGGTTAACAACAATTTCGTGTATATTTTCAACAAGCTGGAAGGGAAGATTTTTGAAAGTTCACAACactaaaaagtaataaatgtttgaggtgatggatatgctaactaCCCTGATCTGATTattacattgtatacatgtattgaaatatcactctgTGTCCCGtaagtatgtacaattattaGGTGCCAACtaacaatgaaattgaaaattaaaaaaaaaaaaaaagtaaataatcaaTAAACACACGAGGAAGGCACTGAACTTCATCggtcatcaggaaaatgtaaagtAAAACACAATAGCATACACACCCACTGGTCATCTAGAATAAAAGCTCACAGAGAATTCTGAGTTTGGGTGAGAATGTGGAACTGGCACTTTAGTGGTTAAAGAGTAAACTGGCACAGTGACTTTAGAAAACTCTTTGGCACTATCTGCCAAACATGTGCATTCACTGTGACCCAGCCATTTCATGGCCAGGGCTATACTCAATGGAAATGATACatatgttcaccaaaagacaGGTTCACAAATGTTCACAGACAATCCTAATAGTCCCCATTTCAAGCTCTCCAAATGTCCACCCAAAATAGACGCACGTAGATCTTAAACAGTGAGATCTTAAACAGCACACAGAATGAATGACTTAAAACCTGTGggtgggccaggtatggtggttcccacctgtaatcccaggcctttgggaggccaaggtgggtggatcatgaggtcaggagtttgaaaccagcctgaccaactggtgaaaccccgtctctactaaaaatacaaaaattagccgggtgtggcggcaggcacctgttacaagtcccagctacttgggagactgaggcagaagagtgacttgaacccagaaggcggaggttgcagtaagctgagattacaccactgcactccagcctgggtgacagagcgagactccatctcaaacaaaccaCAAGATCTGTGGGTGAACATCACAGTGTTAACAAacaaagccagtcacaaaaaaggaaacactgTATGATTTCCTTTATAAAAAATGTTCTTAAACAGGCCAAACTCATCTATCCCCTTCAATGTCAAAATGGAGGTTACCCTTAGCGGGGATCACTGTCTAGAAGAGGGCATGAGAGGGACTTCCAGGCCAAAGGAAAAGTACCAATTCACGACCTGGTGCTGGTCACAGAAG
Protein-coding sequences here:
- the LOC105473537 gene encoding heparan sulfate glucosamine 3-O-sulfotransferase 3A1; this translates as MAPLGPAGALPTSAEPLSRSIFRKFLLMLCSLLTSLYVFYCLAERCQTLSGPVVGLSGGGEEAGAPGRGVLAGGPRELAVWPAAAQRKRLLQLQQWRRRRPPSPRDNGEEAAWEEESPGLAGGPGGSGAGSSVAEAPQGTLALLLDEGSKQLPQAIIIGVKKGGTRALLEFLRVHPDVRAVGAEPHFFDRSYEKGLAWYRDLMPRTLDGQITMEKTPSYFVTREAPARISAMSKDTKLIVVVRDPVTRAISDYTQTLSKRPDIPTFESLTFKNRTTGLIDTSWSAIQIGIYAKHLEHWLRHFPIRQMLFVSGERLISDPAGELGRVQDFLGLKRIITDKHFYFNKTKGFPCLKKAEGSSRPHCLGKTKGRTHPEIDREVVRRLREFYRPFNLKFYQMTGHDFGWDG